In a single window of the Flavivirga spongiicola genome:
- a CDS encoding GldL-related protein, whose protein sequence is MKTKNYNYVSVIIIGLVIALIGFVVSKLTYSPDAEFWTQIGLAISEFSGFLMLIRNGTFIRTKYFRIFKVVFAIIIIGALAKILYWQYNNIIMIIGFALAVLTYFFSFLNKPIRKRLDYLKLVWVIVAYTGTILKILHITSFDYQILSSAIMWLAIIDYMKKEREKRKLFD, encoded by the coding sequence TAGGTCTAGTTATCGCTTTAATAGGGTTTGTAGTTTCAAAATTAACTTATAGTCCAGATGCTGAATTCTGGACTCAAATTGGTCTGGCAATAAGTGAATTTTCTGGATTTCTTATGTTAATTCGCAATGGCACTTTTATTAGAACTAAATATTTCAGAATATTCAAAGTGGTCTTTGCTATCATAATCATTGGTGCATTAGCTAAAATATTATATTGGCAATACAATAATATAATTATGATTATTGGTTTTGCATTAGCCGTATTAACTTATTTCTTTAGTTTTCTTAATAAACCTATTAGAAAAAGACTTGATTATTTAAAACTAGTTTGGGTTATTGTTGCTTATACAGGTACTATACTTAAGATTTTACATATTACCAGTTTTGACTATCAAATATTATCAAGTGCAATTATGTGGCTTGCTATAATTGATTACATGAAAAAAGAAAGGGAAAAACGAAAGTTATTTGATTGA
- a CDS encoding helix-turn-helix domain-containing protein — translation MENFSKDEVLVQLAQRIKVLRKQKGVSQQNAYNDTGIHFARIEQGKRDINYSTLLRICVYFEVSLKDFFNQI, via the coding sequence ATGGAAAATTTCTCAAAAGATGAGGTTTTAGTACAACTTGCACAAAGAATAAAAGTTCTTCGTAAACAAAAGGGTGTGAGCCAGCAAAACGCATATAATGATACTGGTATTCACTTTGCAAGAATTGAGCAAGGTAAAAGAGATATTAACTATAGTACACTTTTACGAATTTGTGTATATTTTGAGGTAAGCTTAAAAGATTTTTTTAATCAGATTTAA
- a CDS encoding dsDNA nuclease domain-containing protein → MNKSPDKEIDFNDPGDETLKRYAYQVYYSILIALSILDSENDIEEVFCEQFEDVLAKESSGKFIGIQVKTRDLNLGPFKSIDNPVIKSLKRFVDLDKKFPNQFRKFVFATNTGMDSSTSHYNLKHLILLAELDSVDELTKARSKGKKIINQICKELSCDIEDVLNTLKKVEVHSKYANLENINLHIVDKLTKMSLTKGQNLGVLNSIANKLFGYHFKAAALQKDENLVENYLQQKPEIEIQTQQRIEGKRITKEKLNELISDELKNPVSLFLKDTTNLAQIPKTDSKVELKMDAGGISSENIGLMKDLKYSLETYLMELMYKEGTFDASKKYNQIRLLVNAESQEAFDDEYSDENNFGTSMLVNLRKRLKTSTKEDADGVLNFRYEHLMGMSSILTEDCKVWWSKKFDIE, encoded by the coding sequence ATGAATAAAAGTCCAGATAAAGAAATTGATTTTAATGACCCTGGAGATGAAACTCTAAAGAGATATGCATATCAGGTATATTATTCTATTTTGATTGCACTCAGCATTTTAGATTCTGAAAATGATATAGAAGAAGTTTTCTGTGAGCAATTCGAAGATGTTCTAGCAAAAGAATCATCAGGTAAATTTATAGGTATTCAAGTAAAGACTAGAGATTTAAATTTAGGTCCCTTTAAGTCAATTGATAATCCAGTCATTAAATCCTTAAAAAGGTTTGTAGACTTGGATAAGAAATTTCCTAATCAATTCAGAAAATTTGTTTTTGCTACAAATACAGGTATGGATTCTTCAACATCTCATTATAATTTAAAGCATCTAATTTTATTAGCTGAACTAGACAGTGTTGATGAACTTACTAAAGCTAGGTCTAAAGGGAAAAAAATAATCAATCAAATTTGCAAGGAACTATCATGTGATATTGAAGATGTGTTAAATACATTAAAAAAAGTAGAAGTACATTCTAAATATGCAAATCTTGAAAACATCAACCTTCACATAGTAGATAAGCTTACAAAGATGTCTCTAACCAAAGGTCAAAACTTGGGAGTTTTGAATTCAATAGCAAACAAATTATTTGGCTATCATTTTAAAGCAGCTGCCTTGCAGAAAGATGAAAATTTGGTTGAAAATTATTTACAGCAAAAACCTGAAATTGAGATTCAAACTCAACAAAGAATTGAAGGAAAGAGAATAACAAAGGAAAAACTAAATGAGTTGATTTCTGATGAATTGAAAAATCCTGTATCGTTGTTTTTAAAAGACACTACTAATTTAGCTCAAATTCCCAAAACCGATAGCAAAGTAGAATTAAAAATGGATGCTGGAGGAATAAGTTCCGAAAACATTGGTTTAATGAAGGATTTAAAATATTCATTAGAAACTTATTTAATGGAATTAATGTACAAAGAAGGCACATTCGATGCTAGTAAAAAGTACAATCAAATAAGATTATTAGTAAATGCCGAGTCACAAGAAGCATTTGATGATGAATATAGTGATGAGAATAATTTTGGCACTTCAATGCTTGTCAATCTTAGAAAAAGATTAAAAACGAGCACTAAGGAAGATGCAGATGGAGTACTAAATTTTCGCTATGAACACTTAATGGGTATGTCATCTATATTAACAGAGGATTGTAAAGTATGGTGGAGTAAAAAATTCGACATAGAATGA